TACTCGGCAAGGATTTTCTTGATACTCACGAAACCCTCACCTCACTCTCCACCTCAATGAAGCCGAGCAAACTTTCAAATTCATCCCGATACCGAAAGCAGATGGACACGCTTTGATCGCTGAATATTTCCACCCGTTCTACCAGCTCGGAAATCATTTCTCCCGTTATCGCTTTGTTCCTCTTGAATTTCTTCAAGGCTGTGAGCCACGGATTTTGAGGTGTCAGCATGGTATTAAGCCTGTACTTTTGACTGGATAGTTCATCAAGTCGGCTGCGCAAAAGGGTGACATCTTTCTCGTACTTTGCTTTTGTAAAGAGATATTCCGCTTCATCAAGGAGCTTTTCCTGATAGTCCTCATACAAAGAGCTTCTGAGCATGGACAGTCTGGACAGCTTCTTTTCAGTTTCGGTTATTTCTGCGTCAACCTCGCTTTGGTGCTGGCAGAATCCTTCCTTTGCATTGAGCTTAGACACCATTCGGTCTATATCAACGGCAAGGTCAATCTGCTTGCGGATAGCCGTATAGAGAACAGAGAGTAAGTCCGGTTCGTCCATTCGCTTTTTGACACAGTCATTTTTGGCTATGTCCTCATAGGTGGCACAGCTAAAGTAATAGAGTGCTGGACCCTTTGATTTGGGCATTTTACGCCATTTCATGCTCCGTTTGCAATCACCACAGAACACAAGTCCTTTCAAGATATTCGACCGTTGCGGTTCCACTTGTTTTCTCTCACTGGACTCCCGTTCCTGCTTGATGCACCGTACCGTCGAAAAGGTTTTTTCATCAACCAAGGGTTCATGGGTGTTCTTTATTTCTACCCACTGATCCTGTGGTTGCTCCATACTACCACCCTTACCCCATAGGTCAGATTTTGATTTTCCTTGCACCATATGTCCGAGGTAAACCGGGTTGATCAAAATCCTGCGGACGGCGCTTTTATACCAATACCGCACATTGGCATAACGCTCACTTTTCAAGATGCCCTTTTCATAGCGATACTGACTTGGGGAGGGAATGCCCAACTCATTGAGTTTTTGAGCGATACGCATATCGCCCATACCATTACTCGCCCACTTAAAAATATCCCTGACAACCGGTGCGGTTTCTTCGTCAATTACCAATCTGCCGTTATCCGCTTTTTGATAGCCGTAGGCTGCGACACAGCCGGTAAATTCCCCTCTGCTTCTCTTGACTGCAAGCCCCGACTTTATCTTTTTTGATATATCTCTGGCATACACATCATGGATCAGGTTTTTCAGAGGAATGGCATACCCGTCATCCTGACTGCTGGCATTCAGACTGTCATAGGCATCATTTACGGAGATAAAGCGAACATGAAAGAATGGCAGTATTTTTTCAAGATAAGTTCCGGTTTCAATGTAGTTTCTGCCGAAACGGGACAGGTCTTTGACCACAATGCAGTTGATTTTTCCGCTCTTGATGGCATCCATCATTTCATTAAAGCCGGGACGGTCGAAATTCGTTCCTGTCTGATTGACATCCTTAAAAATGGATATGAGCTTCAGGTACGGCCTTACCGCGATGTAGCGTTCCAACATGGAAATTTGATTGCCGATAGAATCACTTTCT
This genomic window from Clostridiales bacterium contains:
- a CDS encoding recombinase, giving the protein MARTSRKQIDNLAQVPIEKIWNTCIYGRLSEEDERKKESDSIGNQISMLERYIAVRPYLKLISIFKDVNQTGTNFDRPGFNEMMDAIKSGKINCIVVKDLSRFGRNYIETGTYLEKILPFFHVRFISVNDAYDSLNASSQDDGYAIPLKNLIHDVYARDISKKIKSGLAVKRSRGEFTGCVAAYGYQKADNGRLVIDEETAPVVRDIFKWASNGMGDMRIAQKLNELGIPSPSQYRYEKGILKSERYANVRYWYKSAVRRILINPVYLGHMVQGKSKSDLWGKGGSMEQPQDQWVEIKNTHEPLVDEKTFSTVRCIKQERESSERKQVEPQRSNILKGLVFCGDCKRSMKWRKMPKSKGPALYYFSCATYEDIAKNDCVKKRMDEPDLLSVLYTAIRKQIDLAVDIDRMVSKLNAKEGFCQHQSEVDAEITETEKKLSRLSMLRSSLYEDYQEKLLDEAEYLFTKAKYEKDVTLLRSRLDELSSQKYRLNTMLTPQNPWLTALKKFKRNKAITGEMISELVERVEIFSDQSVSICFRYRDEFESLLGFIEVESEVRVS